DNA sequence from the Simiduia curdlanivorans genome:
AGCGCATGTGAATCACATGCAACACCAGCTGCAGGCTTTCGTCCCACGCATTGTCCGTGCCGTGACCGAAAAAAACGCCGGCCTCGAGCAGGCGAGAAGCTCCCCAGCGAACCCAATCTCTCAAGGTCTCGAGTTCGGCAAGCGGATTAGATTCGGTGTTGATCACGGTAGCTCCATTGAGGCGTGGCTAAAAAACGCTATTATGCGTATTTGGGAAAAATACATCCAGTTCGTTTCAGCAAGCGTAAAACACTAGCACTCCGGATCGTAATAGCGATAATACACACCCTCAACGTCATCAAGGTCGAGCCCAATGAAACAAGAATTTGCAAATATTATTTCCGCTATCGGCGAAGACCTCAACAGGCCCGGCCTTGTCGATACGCCGGAGCGCGCGGCAAAAGCCTTTGAATTTCTAACGCGTGGCTATCGACAGTCCCTCGACGAGGTTGTAAACGGCGCCCTATTCCCGTCCGACTCAAATGAGATGATCATCGTTAAAGACATCGAACTCTATTCTATGTGCGAGCATCACCTGTTGCCGTTTATCGGCAAAGCACATGTTGCCTACATTCCAACCGGCCAAGTTGTTGGCCTTTCCAAGGTCGCACGCATCGTCGATATGTTTGCCAGACGCCTGCAAATTCAAGAACAACTTACCCTGCAAATTGCCGAGACAATTAAAAGCGTAACCGGCGCCGAAGGTGTTGGCGTGATTGTTGAAGCCAAGCATATGTGCATGATGATGCGCGGGGTCGAGAAACAAAACTCGGTGATGAAAACCTCTGCAATGCTGGGCTCCTTTCGCGACGACCCAGCCACCCGCACAGAGTTTTTAAGCTTAGTCCGGTAAATTCAACAAACCGCGCCGACGCTATCGGCGCACCAGATCGACCCGAACGGATTGGCGCCCGCGCCCGGCTGGCGCCAAATTACCCACACTAAAAACGTCGAGTTGCGCTTTAATATTTTTCGCTTTCAGTAAAGCCAACACCAGCTGAGCGTGTTGCTCAGCAAGATTCATAACATCTTTACCCGACGAGTAGTCGTGCCCCACCAAAACAAAGGCAGCACCGCGTTGACTCTGAATATAGTCCACTATTGCCTGGAGCTGGGCCGCGGAAACTTGTAGACCTTGGCGCTCACCATAACTTAATGGAATGGAAAAATACCCTCTTTCATCGATACTGGTGGCAATCGAATGGGTCGACGTCACCAGCCGCCCGAGCTCGGAAGCCGCCACTTTAATGCGCTCTAACTGCACATAGACACTGCCGTTCCCACGCTTAACAGCATAGATTACCGTGTAGGCAACAGCACCATCCGCTCCTTGAGTTTCAAACACACCATAGCGCTGATTATTGTCGAGACCATAAAGCATTGCCTTACCAAAATGCGTATTTGCCCAAGCGTTGCTAGAGCCGCATAAAAGGTCGACACAAGAAAACAATTCGCGCCGTTGATCGACTGAAAGCTGCTCTTTAAAAGCCTGATAGGCAGCTGCCTCACTCATGCCTTTGGGCAACTCTATGGTCTTACGCTGTAGGCGACCACTGATAATTTCAGCGCCTTGGGTACGCCACTCGTTATTAATGCGCTTATAAATACCGAGCAGTAACAGGTAGTCATCGACATTGGACTCCTCTTGAAATACCACGCGGCTATCATGTGGCATCTGCCAGTCCATTTCAGCTAGGGCATCGAACGCGAACAATGATGCAAACAACACAGACGAAAATGTTTTGAACACAGTTTTAAACTCGGTGTTAAACACGATTTTCATCACCCTGATGCTGTTGAATTTTTTGGTTAAATAACGCTGCCACTTGCACCACTTCATCTTCCAAATGCAGGTGATGACTACCCACTAAATTAACCATTTCTATATTAGAGAAAGACTGCAAATTTTTAGCGAAAAATGGGAATAGCTTGGGCATTCCTTCACTTGCCAACACTAGCGTGGCGGGCACTTGGATATCCGCAACGAGCGCGTTAATTTGTTCTGAGGTGAGCTTAATCATGGATGGCGCCAATAATTTAGGGTCCACGCGCCAAGTCACGCCCGCGTCAACCGGTTTCGTCCCGCGCTCCACAATGGCATTAGCTGCCATTTCACTCAAGGGAAACATTCCTTGGTGCCGAATTTTCGCCGCGGCAGCAATTGAGTCATAAATGGGAAAGGAGCGAGCCGCGTGGCGCTTAAACTCTAATATAGCCTTGCGTAACTGAGCCGGAAACTTAGCGCTGGGCACAGGCTCGGGAACTAAACCATCGATGAGTAATACTTGATGGCAGCGCTCTGGCATAATTGCCGCGTACATGGCGCAAATTATCGCTCCGCGCGAATGCCCCAGTAACCCAACTTCAACGCCACCCAGCTGCTCAACAATTTCTTCGAGATCAATTAGGTCGTCCCAAATATGGTAAGGCGCTTCTGCGTTGCGATGATAACTTAAACCATGTCCGGCTAGATCTAAGGCAATCACCGTGACATTTAACAAAGGCGCCAAACGAGAAAATGACGCGCTATTATCAAGCCAGCCATGCAGCGCGAGAAATATCGGCGCATCAGGTCTTTCCCAAACTTGAGCACAAATTTCGCGCCCGCCCGCAAGGGTAAAAACTCGCTCAACGACCGGTACGTTCGCTGCACTTACATCAGGATTTATTAACACAGTCATCGGGGTACCAATGCGGGCGTGATAGATTTCAATTCAGCTAAACCTTTGGCGAGGACACTTACCTCTAAATAGGCTAACGAGGCGGTATCCATACTTACTTGCCACACCGGCGTATCACTTAAAAAACTAATTAACTGACTCACCAAAGGCTGGTGGCTGACTAACAAAACCGGTGCCCCTGCTATAACTGGCTCCAACCCGCGAATCACCTGTTCGATTGCTACATCCGGGGTTAACCAAGCTGCTTCGTGGCGGCAGGCGTTCGTCGCCCCTGACAACTCTGCGAAGAGCTCATCCGCGGTTTGCTGCGCACGTAAAAAAGGGCTGACATAAACCTGTTCGACAAGAGCCAGTTCAGGCTTAAAACATGCCGCTTGTGCCCGCGCCTGCCGACGACCAAAATTAGTCAATTGCCGAGCGGCATCGGTTGCGGCCTGCATTTGTGCCTCGCCGTGCCTTAAAATATAGAGCTTTGTTCTTGCCAAACTCACTCGTCCTTGGCGTCGGGCCAGTCGGAAAAAGGAAAGGGTTTGTCTTCGCTGTTGTAAGTTAAAAAAGCCAAGGTTTGGGCAATATAGGCGGTCAAACTAGCGCCTAACTGACGCAGGTTTTCATTATCTTTACCGGTAATTAAGGCAAAAATAAATTGCAGCACCACCACCACGCCAACAACAATACTGGCCACCTGCAACACCAAACCAAATAAAATCATAAATAATAAACGCACCCAATGGTCAGGCTTAAGGATGTTGGTTTTAATATTGTCTAAATTTGTTTCTTTTTCGTTAGTCATGGCTTTCCCCCATAAATTCAACATCGTAGTTTTGCTCACCCACCATCAGCTTATGCGCTACCTCACTGATGGGCAAGCCATTAAAAATCACTGCATATAAACCTTTCACCAGCGGCATATACACATCCATCTGCTTGGCTTTTTGCGCCACAACTTGGAGTGTATTTACACCCTCTGCCACCTGCCCTAACTCAGTCACGATATCATCTAAGGCTCGCCCATGCCCCAAAGCGAAACCAACGCGATAATTACGCGACAAATCAGATGTACAGGTCAATATTAAATCACCCACGCCCGCTAAACCGAGAAAGGTCATCGGGTTTGCCCCTAATTTGCTACCCATTCGGCTCATTTCTGCCAGCGAGCGCGTTATTAACATAGCGTGGGTATTGCTACCGGCGCCGAGGGCTGTGGCCATACCGCTGATGATGGCATAGATATTTTTCAGAGCTCCGGCGAGCTCGACGCCGCGCTTATCCTTATTGGCATAAACGCGAAAATTACCAGAACTCAGTACCGCTTGAATGGTTTTAATGAGATTGGCATCATCGGACGCGATAACCGTTCCTGTTTGTTGCTGTTCAACAATTTCCTTGGCGAAGTTGGGCCCACTCAGCACGCCAACAGGATGCTGGGGTAACTCCTGTTCTAAGATTTCACTCATGAGAGTAAAACCATTGCCTTCGATGCCTTTGGTTGTGCTCACCAAAAGTGCATCGGCGCGCACTAAGGGTTGAATAAGTCGAACCACTTCGCGAAAACCGGAACTCGGCACCGAGACAAAAACAATATCGGCATCGACCACCGCTGCGCGTAAATCGGAGGTTGCAATCAAGCTAGGTGCAAACTTATAACCCGGCACGTAATGGCTGTTCTCACGCACCTGCTGACACAAAGCAGCGCGCGCCGCATCGCGCATCCACAGGTAGGTTGGGTTGTTATTGAGGGCACATATATTTGCGATTGCGGTGCCAAAACTGCCACCGCCGAGAACGGCAATGCGCTTTCCACTTTGTTTCGGTGACATGGAAGAATTCGCTTCTGTCATTTGAGTATCTTCTATTGCCTAAGTCGTACAGGCTCATCAATTATTTTATATAAACCGGCAAATGGCGCCTGCCGGTACCGCTCAATATACCCTATTCTTGCAAATTGTAGGGTCAAGATATGACAAAGGCCATTACCCTTTCGAGCAACGGCCTTTCCATTCATCAGGGGCGATGAATTAGTGACTCAGTTCCAGTAACAACTTGTTCAAGCGCGCAACATAGAGCGCAGGGTCTTCGAGTTGCCCACCTTCGGCTAAATGCGCCTGATCAAACAGCACCATGGCCAAATCCGCGAAACGCTCTTCGTCCGGCTCTTGATCCAGCTTAAGCAGCAAAGGATGCTCTGGATTAATTTCAAAAATTGGCTTGGATTCCGGTACCTTTTGACCAGCCTGCTCCAACAATCGACGCATCTGCGCGCCCATATCTTGATCACCCACCACTAAACAGGCGGGAGAATCCGTTAAACGATGGGTAACCCTTACCTCAGACACTTGGGCTTCCAGCGCTTTCTTCACTCGCGCGATTAAATCAGCGTGGGTCTTGGCGCTCTCCTCCTGGGCCTTTTTCTCCTCATCGGTATCCAGCTCACCCAGATCTAAGGCGCCCTTGCCCACGTCCTGTAGTGGCTTGCCATCGAAATCGACCATGTGACCCATAAGCCATTCGTCAACCCGATCGCTCAGCAATAACACTTCAATGCCCTTCTTGCGGAAAATCTCCAAATGCGGGCTGCTTTTCGCGGTATTGAAGTTTTCTGCAGCCACGTAATAAATCTTTTTCTGCTCTGGCTTCATCCGAGCAACGTAGTCTTCGAGTGATTGGTCCTGGGTCGCCACATTGGTATGTGTGGTGGCAAAGCGCAGCAATTTGGCA
Encoded proteins:
- a CDS encoding alpha/beta hydrolase, which produces MTVLINPDVSAANVPVVERVFTLAGGREICAQVWERPDAPIFLALHGWLDNSASFSRLAPLLNVTVIALDLAGHGLSYHRNAEAPYHIWDDLIDLEEIVEQLGGVEVGLLGHSRGAIICAMYAAIMPERCHQVLLIDGLVPEPVPSAKFPAQLRKAILEFKRHAARSFPIYDSIAAAAKIRHQGMFPLSEMAANAIVERGTKPVDAGVTWRVDPKLLAPSMIKLTSEQINALVADIQVPATLVLASEGMPKLFPFFAKNLQSFSNIEMVNLVGSHHLHLEDEVVQVAALFNQKIQQHQGDENRV
- a CDS encoding DUF4892 domain-containing protein, whose translation is MPHDSRVVFQEESNVDDYLLLLGIYKRINNEWRTQGAEIISGRLQRKTIELPKGMSEAAAYQAFKEQLSVDQRRELFSCVDLLCGSSNAWANTHFGKAMLYGLDNNQRYGVFETQGADGAVAYTVIYAVKRGNGSVYVQLERIKVAASELGRLVTSTHSIATSIDERGYFSIPLSYGERQGLQVSAAQLQAIVDYIQSQRGAAFVLVGHDYSSGKDVMNLAEQHAQLVLALLKAKNIKAQLDVFSVGNLAPAGRGRQSVRVDLVRR
- the folE gene encoding GTP cyclohydrolase I FolE; this encodes MKQEFANIISAIGEDLNRPGLVDTPERAAKAFEFLTRGYRQSLDEVVNGALFPSDSNEMIIVKDIELYSMCEHHLLPFIGKAHVAYIPTGQVVGLSKVARIVDMFARRLQIQEQLTLQIAETIKSVTGAEGVGVIVEAKHMCMMMRGVEKQNSVMKTSAMLGSFRDDPATRTEFLSLVR
- the sixA gene encoding phosphohistidine phosphatase SixA, which translates into the protein MARTKLYILRHGEAQMQAATDAARQLTNFGRRQARAQAACFKPELALVEQVYVSPFLRAQQTADELFAELSGATNACRHEAAWLTPDVAIEQVIRGLEPVIAGAPVLLVSHQPLVSQLISFLSDTPVWQVSMDTASLAYLEVSVLAKGLAELKSITPALVPR
- a CDS encoding NAD(P)H-dependent glycerol-3-phosphate dehydrogenase, whose product is MTEANSSMSPKQSGKRIAVLGGGSFGTAIANICALNNNPTYLWMRDAARAALCQQVRENSHYVPGYKFAPSLIATSDLRAAVVDADIVFVSVPSSGFREVVRLIQPLVRADALLVSTTKGIEGNGFTLMSEILEQELPQHPVGVLSGPNFAKEIVEQQQTGTVIASDDANLIKTIQAVLSSGNFRVYANKDKRGVELAGALKNIYAIISGMATALGAGSNTHAMLITRSLAEMSRMGSKLGANPMTFLGLAGVGDLILTCTSDLSRNYRVGFALGHGRALDDIVTELGQVAEGVNTLQVVAQKAKQMDVYMPLVKGLYAVIFNGLPISEVAHKLMVGEQNYDVEFMGESHD
- a CDS encoding DUF4389 domain-containing protein, which translates into the protein MTNEKETNLDNIKTNILKPDHWVRLLFMILFGLVLQVASIVVGVVVVLQFIFALITGKDNENLRQLGASLTAYIAQTLAFLTYNSEDKPFPFSDWPDAKDE